One genomic window of Corynebacterium sp. sy039 includes the following:
- the tatB gene encoding twin-arginine translocase subunit TatB has protein sequence MFSSIGWPEIFAIVIIGIIIVGPERMPRVVEDVRAAVFAARKAIRNAKAELNGEFEEFEELKRPISQLASVRRMGPRGVISKALFDDDEEFLDSFNPRKLMEDESSAQPARTDMPAHASDSASPKNPAASFSYADIYKKHTNNDDVL, from the coding sequence GTGTTTTCTTCAATCGGTTGGCCGGAAATTTTCGCCATTGTCATCATCGGCATTATTATCGTCGGTCCAGAGCGTATGCCTCGGGTAGTAGAAGACGTGCGCGCAGCAGTTTTTGCTGCTCGGAAAGCAATTAGAAATGCAAAAGCAGAATTAAACGGTGAGTTTGAGGAGTTTGAGGAGCTTAAACGTCCCATTAGCCAACTGGCTTCAGTGCGGCGCATGGGACCACGCGGTGTGATTAGCAAAGCGCTTTTCGACGACGATGAAGAGTTTTTGGATAGCTTTAATCCACGCAAACTCATGGAAGATGAAAGTTCTGCACAACCTGCGCGGACAGATATGCCAGCACACGCTAGCGATTCCGCCTCGCCAAAGAACCCTGCTGCTAGCTTCAGTTATGCAGATATTTATAAAAAACACACCAACAATGATGATGTGCTTTAA
- a CDS encoding anti-sigma factor, with protein MDTEHNPQDQNQPSKDEHTKSTEEATVTHWIRFDRQAIKTGIAQVRRMSQSYQRNTRVFASVDHLNPEAVAAFVDGELTPSAAHRARIHLVHCYECREEIKRQQKASERLRLANNENMCAPSELITRLCQIAQQIPHEPSEETKSSYSQNFIAKIDQVSKTIINIHNAHRSHYEKRSQEKDNGASKG; from the coding sequence ATGGATACCGAGCATAACCCTCAAGACCAAAACCAGCCCTCAAAAGATGAACATACTAAATCAACAGAAGAAGCTACCGTTACCCACTGGATTCGTTTTGATCGCCAAGCCATTAAAACAGGAATAGCGCAAGTACGTCGTATGAGCCAAAGCTATCAACGCAACACTCGCGTTTTTGCCTCAGTTGACCACCTCAATCCCGAGGCTGTTGCTGCTTTCGTTGATGGTGAACTCACACCTAGTGCTGCACATCGTGCCCGGATACATCTTGTGCATTGCTATGAATGTCGTGAAGAAATCAAACGGCAGCAAAAAGCATCTGAGCGTTTGCGTTTGGCTAATAACGAGAATATGTGTGCTCCTTCTGAGCTGATTACTCGGTTATGCCAGATTGCTCAACAAATACCGCATGAGCCTTCCGAGGAAACTAAGTCGTCATACTCTCAAAATTTCATTGCAAAAATTGATCAGGTATCAAAAACGATTATCAACATTCATAATGCCCATCGTTCGCATTATGAAAAGCGATCACAAGAAAAAGACAATGGGGCGTCGAAAGGCTAA
- a CDS encoding magnesium transporter MgtE N-terminal domain-containing protein, producing the protein MSEVTRVYAGRLSGMVVRGPDTDIIGRVRDVIVNVRPAGHSSRVLGLVVEMTNKRRIFLPMLRIATIEPLEITLVSGSVSLRGFKARSGEVAVLGELIGAKVHVDDPELDHLHSHAVEIADIELERTRTRDWEISKVAVIGQRPKFGRRPILHTVRWNHVHGLYASGTGIPDAAAELIAGFEDMRPADVASVLHDLPVKQRINVASELDDERLADVLQEMPEERQAELLETLDIERAADVLEEMDPDDAADLLGELDDAKADVLLELMDPEESAPVRRLMSFSPDTVGALMTPEPLILAPQTTVAEALALARNPDLPTSLASLVFVVRPPTATPTGKYLGCVHLQKLLREPPSALVSGILDPDLPPLYADDLQETAARYFATYNLVCGPVIDDDGHLLGAVAIDDLLDHLLPDNWRDTGIRPETRTSRSSQQ; encoded by the coding sequence ATGAGCGAAGTGACACGAGTATATGCTGGTCGCCTATCAGGTATGGTAGTGCGCGGACCAGATACAGACATTATTGGCAGAGTTCGTGATGTCATTGTCAATGTGCGCCCTGCTGGTCATTCTTCGCGTGTGCTTGGACTTGTAGTCGAGATGACGAATAAACGCCGCATCTTTCTACCAATGCTGCGCATTGCAACAATTGAACCCCTAGAAATTACCCTTGTTTCTGGTTCGGTTTCTTTACGTGGTTTTAAGGCACGCAGTGGTGAAGTCGCAGTTCTGGGTGAGCTCATTGGCGCAAAAGTACACGTTGATGATCCAGAATTAGATCATCTTCATTCGCACGCCGTAGAAATTGCTGATATTGAATTAGAGCGTACCCGTACTCGTGACTGGGAAATCAGCAAAGTTGCAGTTATTGGTCAGCGTCCAAAATTTGGTCGGCGCCCTATATTGCACACTGTCCGGTGGAATCACGTTCATGGTCTTTATGCCTCGGGCACGGGGATTCCTGATGCTGCCGCAGAGCTTATTGCAGGTTTTGAGGATATGCGCCCTGCCGACGTTGCTTCCGTGCTCCATGATTTGCCAGTAAAACAACGCATTAACGTCGCCAGTGAGCTCGACGACGAACGCCTGGCAGATGTATTGCAGGAAATGCCTGAGGAACGTCAGGCCGAGCTGCTGGAGACGTTGGATATTGAGCGTGCTGCCGACGTTCTAGAAGAAATGGATCCTGATGATGCCGCAGACTTGCTGGGTGAATTAGATGATGCCAAAGCAGATGTACTCCTAGAGCTCATGGATCCGGAAGAATCAGCACCAGTGCGGCGTCTGATGAGTTTTAGCCCTGATACTGTTGGTGCCCTCATGACTCCCGAACCGCTTATTCTTGCTCCTCAGACCACTGTTGCCGAAGCACTCGCGTTGGCGCGTAATCCTGATTTGCCCACTTCGCTTGCATCATTAGTGTTTGTGGTGCGTCCGCCAACGGCAACGCCTACCGGTAAATATCTGGGCTGCGTGCATTTGCAAAAACTCCTACGAGAACCGCCCTCAGCATTAGTATCAGGCATTCTTGATCCAGATTTGCCACCACTGTATGCCGATGATTTGCAAGAAACAGCAGCACGTTATTTTGCGACCTATAACCTTGTATGTGGTCCAGTTATTGATGATGACGGGCACTTGCTCGGGGCAGTTGCCATCGACGACTTGCTTGACCATTTGTTGCCTGACAACTGGCGTGATACCGGCATTCGTCCTGAAACTCGTACCTCTCGTTCTTCACAGCAATAA
- a CDS encoding Mrp/NBP35 family ATP-binding protein has translation MSNAVITESRVREALSRVDDPEIGKPITELGMVKSIDIDEHNNVAVEIYLTIAGCPMKSTLTNNSRAVLEELEGVGTVTVSTDVMNDQQRQQLRTQLRGSASEPVIPFAQPQSTTRVFAIASGKGGVGKSSMTVNLATTLAARGLKVGVLDADIYGHSIPGMLGSTEKPHAVDDMIMPPQAHGVKHISIGHFVEDNAPVVWRGPMLHRAVQQFLADVFWGDLDILLLDLPPGTGDIAISVAQLVPNAQLLIVTTPQTAAAEVAERAGSIAMQTRQKIAGVIENMSALTLPDGTTMDVFGSGGGQAVASRLSAITGSPVSLLGSVPLDPALRQGGDTAHPISIAQPQSPTARAIAEIADQLVVRKESLAGKPLGLGVKKQ, from the coding sequence ATGAGTAATGCAGTAATCACAGAATCACGTGTACGCGAAGCCCTCTCTCGCGTTGATGACCCAGAAATCGGCAAGCCGATTACTGAGCTAGGTATGGTCAAAAGCATTGATATAGACGAGCACAATAATGTTGCTGTTGAAATCTATCTCACCATTGCTGGCTGTCCGATGAAATCAACCCTAACCAATAACTCTCGTGCAGTATTAGAGGAGCTTGAGGGGGTTGGTACTGTAACGGTAAGTACCGATGTAATGAACGATCAGCAGCGGCAACAACTGCGCACCCAACTTCGGGGTTCTGCGAGTGAACCAGTCATCCCTTTTGCACAACCACAATCCACAACCCGGGTCTTTGCCATTGCCTCCGGTAAAGGTGGTGTAGGAAAATCCTCTATGACGGTCAACCTTGCCACTACCCTTGCTGCCCGTGGCCTAAAAGTAGGTGTACTTGATGCCGATATTTATGGTCATTCCATTCCTGGCATGCTCGGATCTACTGAAAAGCCCCATGCTGTTGATGACATGATCATGCCGCCTCAGGCGCATGGAGTAAAGCACATTTCCATCGGGCATTTTGTGGAAGACAACGCACCTGTGGTGTGGCGTGGTCCTATGTTGCACCGAGCAGTACAACAATTTCTTGCCGACGTATTCTGGGGAGATCTTGATATTCTCTTGCTAGATTTACCACCAGGAACAGGTGATATTGCTATTTCTGTGGCGCAGCTTGTCCCTAATGCGCAGTTGTTGATTGTGACTACTCCGCAGACTGCCGCTGCTGAGGTGGCAGAACGTGCAGGCTCTATTGCTATGCAAACACGCCAAAAAATTGCTGGTGTGATTGAAAATATGTCTGCACTCACGCTTCCCGACGGCACCACAATGGATGTCTTCGGTTCTGGTGGCGGTCAAGCTGTTGCCTCACGACTGAGCGCCATCACAGGCTCGCCTGTTTCGTTACTTGGTAGCGTTCCTCTTGACCCTGCGCTTAGACAAGGCGGCGATACTGCTCATCCGATTAGCATTGCCCAACCACAGTCGCCTACTGCACGTGCAATCGCAGAAATTGCAGATCAATTAGTAGTACGCAAAGAATCACTTGCGGGCAAGCCTCTTGGCTTAGGTGTAAAGAAACAATAA
- a CDS encoding DUF1003 domain-containing protein, translating into MADYNRSELDTPYLKKRRKFFKIDDDTVGAYAEKVARFFGTGSYLMWQTVFVTVWILLNVGGWWFSWDEYPFILLNLAFSTQAAYAAPLILLAQNRQEDRDRISLNEDRRRALETKADTEFITRELAGLRLAVGEMVSRDYLRHELEDLQNMLERIEAKLDDEAAARIALQHELHDRGIQELSDPIQGDVVGNDSPDTKKKK; encoded by the coding sequence ATGGCTGACTATAATCGTTCTGAGCTTGACACTCCTTATCTGAAGAAGCGTCGGAAGTTTTTTAAGATTGATGATGATACTGTCGGCGCTTATGCAGAAAAAGTAGCGCGTTTTTTTGGCACAGGTAGTTACCTGATGTGGCAAACAGTCTTTGTGACTGTCTGGATTCTGCTCAACGTCGGCGGCTGGTGGTTTAGTTGGGATGAATATCCATTCATCTTGCTCAACCTTGCTTTTTCCACGCAGGCAGCTTATGCTGCTCCGCTGATTCTGTTAGCGCAAAACCGTCAAGAAGACCGCGACCGTATCTCACTGAACGAAGATCGTCGACGTGCACTAGAAACTAAAGCAGACACCGAGTTTATTACCCGAGAACTTGCTGGTTTGCGCCTCGCTGTGGGAGAGATGGTGTCGCGTGATTACTTACGTCATGAGCTTGAAGACCTGCAAAATATGCTTGAGCGCATTGAAGCAAAGCTTGACGACGAAGCCGCAGCCCGTATCGCTCTCCAACATGAATTGCATGATCGCGGTATCCAAGAGCTCTCTGATCCTATTCAAGGAGATGTTGTGGGCAACGACAGCCCTGATACAAAGAAAAAGAAATGA
- the sigE gene encoding RNA polymerase sigma factor SigE, which translates to MTSSVAKNAATTPDQQSNDLQGTAAFDAGIGAMPSWGELVSEHADSVYRLAYRLSGNQHDAEDLTQETFMRVFRSLKNYQPGTFEGWLHRITTNLFLDMVRHRSKIRMEALPEDYERVPGTDMTPEQAYSVAHLDPALQKALDALSPDFRVAVVLCDVVGMSYDEIADTLGVKMGTVRSRIHRGRSQLRATLEAAAESDAEAKMLIPIQH; encoded by the coding sequence ATGACATCTTCAGTAGCTAAGAATGCAGCAACTACTCCTGATCAACAAAGCAATGATCTACAAGGAACTGCTGCTTTCGATGCTGGTATTGGTGCAATGCCCTCTTGGGGTGAACTTGTATCTGAACACGCCGATAGCGTCTATCGCCTTGCCTATAGATTGTCTGGTAATCAGCATGACGCAGAAGACCTCACCCAAGAAACATTTATGCGTGTTTTCCGTTCCCTAAAAAATTACCAACCAGGAACATTTGAGGGGTGGCTACACCGTATCACCACCAACCTATTCTTGGATATGGTGCGTCATCGCAGCAAAATTCGGATGGAAGCACTGCCTGAAGATTATGAGCGAGTACCTGGAACTGATATGACTCCCGAACAAGCATATTCGGTAGCACACCTTGATCCGGCACTCCAAAAAGCTCTCGACGCACTAAGCCCAGATTTTCGCGTTGCAGTCGTTTTATGCGATGTTGTTGGAATGAGCTATGACGAGATAGCTGACACCTTAGGCGTGAAAATGGGTACGGTACGTTCTCGCATTCACCGAGGGCGCTCGCAACTTCGCGCAACCCTAGAAGCGGCAGCAGAATCTGACGCAGAAGCAAAAATGCTCATCCCAATACAACACTAG
- a CDS encoding O-methyltransferase, with the protein MSNTSASLNDYIEHVTVLSEALSAAQEAAHEFGLITPDAATGKLLSTLATASNAQAAIAVSPAASVVGLYLLEGLNDHAVLSCIDPEPEHQKQAKTAFAQAGYPASRIRFLPSRPLDVMSRLATASYDIIYADISALEFTAFIKAGLPLLAPGGTLILADCLLDGTISDVSRKDRETISAREAEEYIASLDNVLVTRLPLGSGMTLISKKR; encoded by the coding sequence GTGAGCAATACTTCAGCATCTCTCAATGACTATATCGAGCACGTTACTGTCTTATCTGAGGCATTGAGTGCTGCACAAGAAGCAGCACATGAATTTGGGCTTATCACTCCTGACGCCGCAACTGGAAAATTACTCAGCACCCTTGCAACTGCAAGCAATGCACAAGCAGCCATTGCGGTAAGTCCTGCAGCAAGTGTCGTGGGATTGTATCTCCTTGAAGGACTCAACGACCATGCGGTACTTAGCTGCATTGATCCTGAACCAGAGCACCAAAAACAAGCAAAGACGGCTTTTGCTCAGGCTGGATACCCAGCTAGCCGAATACGATTTTTACCTTCTCGCCCACTCGATGTCATGTCTCGTCTTGCCACCGCATCCTATGACATCATCTATGCAGATATTTCTGCGCTAGAGTTCACTGCTTTTATTAAGGCAGGCCTTCCCCTCCTTGCACCAGGCGGCACCCTTATTTTGGCAGATTGCCTCCTCGACGGCACTATCAGCGATGTGTCGCGCAAGGATCGCGAAACTATCAGTGCACGTGAGGCAGAAGAATATATTGCGTCTTTAGACAATGTTCTCGTTACACGCCTACCTCTTGGTTCCGGCATGACTCTTATTAGCAAAAAACGCTAA
- a CDS encoding multifunctional oxoglutarate decarboxylase/oxoglutarate dehydrogenase thiamine pyrophosphate-binding subunit/dihydrolipoyllysine-residue succinyltransferase subunit, whose amino-acid sequence MSGANTFGQNQWLVDEMFQQFQKDPQSVDPEWRELFAKQQPQTTTAPSPAAKKPQTSATAAPQKSVSASATPTETKKPAAQEKQPTPAPAPAKALPEAGSKQLKGIFKAIAKNMDESLEIPTATSVRDMPVKLMFENRAIINEHLQRTHGGKVSFTHIIGYALVKGVMAHPDMNNNYAVIDGKPTVITPEHINLGLAIDLPQKDGSRALVVAAIKECETLDFAQFVEKYEDIVARGRQGKLTMDDYSGVTISLTNPGGIGTRHSVPRLTKGQGTIIGVGSMDYPAEFAGASVDRLAELGVGKLVTITSTYDHRIIQGAESGEFLRTMSRLFVDDAFWDDIFTSMQIPYSPMRWAQDLPNTGLDKNTRVMQLIEAYRSRGHLIADTNPLKWVQPGMPIPDHRDLDIETHGLTLWDLDRSFHVGGFAGKESMTLRELLSRLRSAYTLKVGSEYTHILDHDERTWLQDRLEAGMPKPTQAEQKYILQKLNAAEAFENFLQTKYVGQKRFSLEGSESLIPLMDSAIDTAAGQGLDEVVIGMPHRGRLNVLFNIVGKPLATIFNEFEGNIESKAAGGSGDVKYHLGAEGNHLQMFGDGEIKVSLTANPSHLEAVNPVMEGIVRAKQDLLDKGEDGYTVMPILLHGDAAFAGLGIVPETINLAQLRGYTVGGTVHIVVNNQIGFTTTPDSGRSSHYSTDLAKAYGCPVFHVNGDDPEAVVWVGQLATEYRRQFGKDVFIDLISYRRRGHNEADDPSMTQPKMYELIDGRPTVRAQYAEDLLGRGELSPEDAEKVARDFHDQMESVFNEVKETEKKAFSPQEGITSSQELPHGLHTNITAEELAEIGQAYANKPEGFEFHQRVAPVAQKRLESVREGGIDWGWAELIAFSSLANSGKLVRLAGEDSRRGTFTQRHAVVYDPRTGAEFNGLNQLAEQKGNGGKFLVYNSALTEYAGMGFEYGYSVGNQDAVVAWEAQFGDFANGAQTIIDEYVSSGEAKWGQTSSVILLLPHGYEGQGPDHSSARIERYLQLCAEGTMTVAQPTTPANYFHLLRRHALGNLKRPLVVFTPKSMLRMKAATSAVEEFTQTQKFKSVINDPRFVDGQGNVIGDVNKVTTIMLVSGKLYYELAKRAQKDKRDDVAIVRIEMLHPIPFNRLKEAFALYPNATEIRYCQDEPANQGAWSFLNEHLPQLIPGLLPMKRISRRAQASTATGLSKVHAIEQQALVDAAFAADA is encoded by the coding sequence GTGAGTGGCGCTAATACATTCGGACAAAACCAGTGGTTAGTGGACGAGATGTTCCAACAATTCCAAAAGGATCCACAATCTGTTGATCCCGAATGGCGTGAATTGTTTGCTAAGCAGCAACCACAAACCACCACAGCCCCTAGCCCTGCTGCTAAAAAACCACAAACCAGCGCTACGGCAGCACCCCAAAAATCTGTTTCAGCCAGTGCAACACCAACTGAAACAAAGAAACCAGCAGCGCAAGAAAAGCAGCCTACCCCTGCACCTGCACCTGCTAAAGCTCTCCCTGAAGCTGGCTCCAAACAGCTAAAAGGTATCTTTAAGGCAATCGCAAAGAATATGGATGAGTCTCTTGAGATTCCTACCGCTACTTCTGTGCGCGATATGCCAGTCAAGCTAATGTTTGAGAATCGTGCGATTATCAATGAACATTTGCAGCGCACCCACGGCGGCAAGGTATCGTTCACGCACATCATTGGTTATGCCTTAGTCAAAGGTGTGATGGCTCATCCTGACATGAACAATAACTATGCAGTTATTGATGGAAAGCCTACTGTTATCACTCCGGAACACATTAACTTGGGTCTTGCTATCGATCTGCCCCAAAAAGATGGTTCGCGTGCTTTGGTTGTTGCCGCAATTAAAGAATGTGAAACACTCGACTTCGCGCAGTTCGTTGAAAAGTATGAAGATATTGTGGCACGTGGTCGCCAAGGCAAGCTCACTATGGACGACTATTCCGGTGTAACCATTTCGCTGACCAACCCAGGTGGCATTGGTACTCGTCACTCTGTACCTCGTCTTACCAAGGGACAAGGCACAATCATTGGTGTTGGTTCTATGGATTATCCGGCGGAATTTGCTGGTGCTTCCGTCGATCGTCTTGCAGAGCTAGGCGTAGGAAAGCTAGTCACCATCACCTCAACTTATGATCACCGCATTATCCAGGGCGCAGAATCAGGCGAGTTCTTACGCACCATGAGCCGTCTGTTTGTCGATGACGCTTTCTGGGATGATATTTTCACCTCAATGCAGATCCCTTACTCCCCTATGCGCTGGGCACAGGATCTACCTAATACCGGTCTTGATAAGAACACACGTGTTATGCAACTTATCGAGGCATACCGTTCTCGTGGTCATCTTATTGCAGATACTAACCCCCTCAAGTGGGTACAACCAGGTATGCCCATTCCGGATCACCGCGATCTAGACATTGAGACACATGGTTTAACCCTGTGGGATCTAGACCGTAGCTTCCACGTCGGCGGCTTTGCTGGTAAAGAATCCATGACTCTTCGTGAACTTCTTTCCCGTCTTCGCAGTGCTTATACCTTGAAAGTTGGCTCTGAGTACACGCACATCCTTGACCATGATGAGCGCACATGGCTACAGGATCGCCTAGAAGCTGGTATGCCAAAACCAACTCAGGCAGAGCAAAAGTACATCTTGCAAAAGCTCAATGCAGCAGAAGCCTTCGAGAACTTCCTACAGACCAAATATGTTGGACAAAAGCGTTTCTCCTTGGAAGGTAGCGAATCACTCATCCCACTGATGGATTCCGCAATTGATACTGCTGCTGGTCAAGGGCTCGATGAGGTTGTCATTGGTATGCCACACCGTGGTCGCTTGAACGTACTGTTCAATATCGTTGGTAAGCCGCTGGCTACTATCTTTAACGAGTTCGAGGGCAATATCGAGTCAAAAGCAGCAGGTGGTTCTGGTGACGTTAAGTACCACCTCGGTGCTGAAGGCAATCACCTACAAATGTTCGGCGATGGCGAAATCAAAGTGTCGCTCACCGCTAACCCTTCCCACCTTGAGGCAGTAAACCCCGTGATGGAAGGTATTGTTCGCGCAAAACAAGATCTACTAGACAAAGGCGAAGATGGCTATACTGTTATGCCAATTCTTTTGCACGGCGATGCAGCTTTTGCCGGTCTTGGTATTGTGCCCGAAACCATTAACTTAGCACAGCTACGTGGGTACACTGTTGGCGGCACTGTGCACATTGTGGTTAACAACCAGATTGGCTTTACTACCACTCCAGATTCAGGTCGCTCTAGCCACTATTCCACCGACCTCGCTAAGGCATACGGCTGCCCGGTGTTCCACGTCAATGGCGATGATCCAGAAGCTGTTGTGTGGGTAGGTCAGCTTGCTACAGAGTACCGTCGTCAGTTCGGTAAAGATGTATTTATTGACCTCATTTCTTATCGCCGCCGTGGGCACAACGAAGCTGATGATCCTTCAATGACTCAGCCAAAGATGTACGAACTTATCGACGGTCGTCCAACGGTTCGTGCGCAATACGCAGAGGATCTACTTGGTCGTGGTGAACTATCACCAGAAGACGCAGAGAAAGTAGCACGTGATTTCCACGATCAGATGGAATCTGTGTTCAACGAGGTCAAAGAGACTGAGAAGAAAGCCTTTAGCCCACAAGAAGGCATCACCAGTTCTCAAGAACTCCCTCATGGTTTGCACACCAATATCACCGCTGAAGAATTGGCAGAAATTGGTCAGGCATACGCTAATAAACCTGAAGGTTTCGAGTTCCACCAGCGTGTTGCACCTGTTGCACAAAAGCGTCTGGAATCGGTACGCGAAGGTGGCATTGACTGGGGTTGGGCTGAGCTCATTGCTTTCTCCTCACTTGCTAATTCCGGTAAGTTGGTTCGTCTTGCGGGTGAAGATTCTCGCCGCGGTACATTCACTCAGCGCCATGCGGTTGTGTATGATCCTCGCACAGGTGCAGAGTTCAATGGTCTTAACCAGCTTGCTGAACAAAAAGGCAATGGCGGTAAGTTCCTCGTCTATAACTCTGCGTTGACCGAATACGCCGGTATGGGATTCGAGTACGGTTATTCTGTCGGAAACCAAGACGCGGTAGTAGCTTGGGAGGCACAGTTCGGTGACTTCGCTAATGGTGCTCAAACCATCATTGACGAATATGTTTCTTCTGGCGAGGCAAAATGGGGTCAAACATCCTCTGTCATCTTGCTTCTGCCACATGGTTATGAAGGTCAAGGTCCTGACCACTCCTCAGCACGTATCGAGCGTTATTTGCAGCTATGTGCTGAAGGAACCATGACTGTTGCTCAGCCTACTACCCCGGCTAACTACTTCCACCTATTGCGTCGCCATGCTCTTGGTAATCTTAAGCGTCCACTCGTTGTGTTCACGCCAAAGTCAATGCTCCGTATGAAAGCTGCGACCTCTGCGGTAGAAGAGTTCACCCAAACTCAGAAGTTCAAGTCGGTTATCAACGATCCACGCTTTGTCGACGGTCAGGGCAATGTCATTGGTGATGTCAATAAGGTAACGACAATCATGCTCGTTTCTGGCAAGCTCTACTATGAACTAGCAAAGCGTGCCCAAAAAGATAAACGTGATGATGTCGCTATTGTCCGGATCGAAATGCTACATCCTATTCCGTTCAACCGTCTCAAAGAGGCATTTGCGCTCTATCCAAATGCAACGGAAATCCGTTACTGCCAGGATGAGCCAGCAAACCAAGGTGCATGGTCATTCCTCAATGAGCACTTACCACAGCTCATTCCAGGTCTGCTGCCAATGAAACGCATTTCACGACGTGCTCAGGCTTCTACTGCAACTGGTCTTTCTAAAGTCCATGCAATTGAACAGCAAGCACTCGTTGATGCCGCTTTTGCTGCTGATGCTTAA
- a CDS encoding general stress protein — MDNPHNANYTSERLSSSMERKRPEGWPVGSFDSYAQAQAAVDMLSDNNFPVEELTIVGVDLMEVEKVTGRLTWAKVIIRGVLSGAWLGVFFAILLGATGANWGNALAIGIGLGIICGVVMVTVPYAMQGGRRDFSSETQIVAGRYDVLCNPQKAREARDRIATFTQETARGFAPARQQSPQEQN; from the coding sequence ATGGACAACCCACACAATGCAAATTATACGTCTGAGCGTTTATCCTCTTCGATGGAGCGCAAAAGACCAGAAGGCTGGCCAGTAGGTAGTTTTGATTCTTATGCTCAGGCACAAGCTGCGGTAGATATGCTATCGGATAATAATTTTCCAGTGGAAGAACTTACCATCGTCGGTGTCGATTTGATGGAAGTGGAAAAAGTAACCGGACGGCTTACCTGGGCAAAAGTGATTATTCGTGGTGTACTTTCTGGAGCATGGCTGGGGGTATTTTTTGCAATTCTGTTAGGCGCTACTGGAGCAAACTGGGGCAATGCACTAGCAATAGGTATTGGACTGGGCATTATTTGTGGTGTGGTTATGGTCACGGTACCGTATGCCATGCAAGGTGGGCGTCGTGATTTTTCCTCTGAAACACAGATCGTAGCCGGTCGTTATGACGTATTGTGTAATCCACAAAAGGCGCGTGAAGCACGTGATCGTATTGCGACGTTCACTCAAGAAACTGCACGTGGATTTGCTCCTGCACGGCAACAGTCACCACAAGAGCAGAACTAA